One genomic window of Halorubrum hochsteinianum includes the following:
- a CDS encoding helix-turn-helix transcriptional regulator — MRNPALRALLAAAVAFALIASAGAAVGGAVAVPSTSHADESPPTAAVGGDAPRPAESPSVERRATALRQQTDDAITSPSATRILVELNPDRSADWTVAVRYSLADENETAAFETAGERFRSGEVGPSADLFEGFRREANRNVDRSMSIRDVDREFVVHEDTGEFDVATEEAVAVGELRLTFTWTAFLAQDGESLVLGDALTTPGNETWLRSLEASQTLEVATPEGYTVTGTPSTAVTRLSDGDVIIEGPQTFDGGEPVAIVYGPAGTPPWGTMLAALLLAATLVAGSVVGYRRINAEEAEAGGAVANGDETGRRDEGPNPVTGPNGSGNGGPNGSGNGGPNGSGNGGPNGDGGPETDAGEAGDADDDGPDLSLLSDEERVERLLDESGGRMRQADIVAETGWSDAKVSQLLSAMADEGRVEKLRLGRENLISLPDDGDDEDADGSGGVDD; from the coding sequence ATGCGGAACCCCGCTCTTCGCGCGCTTCTGGCCGCGGCCGTCGCGTTCGCGCTGATAGCGAGCGCGGGCGCTGCGGTCGGCGGCGCGGTCGCCGTCCCTTCCACCTCCCACGCGGACGAATCCCCGCCGACCGCCGCCGTCGGCGGCGACGCGCCGCGTCCCGCCGAGTCGCCCTCCGTCGAGCGCCGGGCGACGGCGCTTCGACAGCAGACCGACGACGCCATCACGTCGCCGTCGGCGACGCGGATCCTCGTCGAGTTGAACCCAGACCGCAGCGCCGACTGGACCGTGGCGGTCCGGTACTCGCTGGCGGACGAGAACGAGACGGCCGCGTTCGAGACCGCCGGCGAGCGGTTCCGTTCGGGCGAGGTCGGCCCGAGCGCCGACCTGTTCGAGGGGTTCCGTCGCGAGGCGAACCGCAACGTCGACCGGTCGATGTCGATTCGGGACGTCGACCGCGAGTTCGTCGTCCACGAGGACACCGGGGAGTTCGACGTCGCGACGGAGGAGGCGGTCGCGGTCGGCGAACTGCGGCTGACGTTCACCTGGACGGCGTTTCTCGCGCAGGACGGCGAGAGCCTCGTGCTCGGGGACGCGCTGACGACGCCGGGCAACGAGACGTGGCTCCGGAGCCTCGAAGCGTCGCAGACGCTGGAGGTGGCGACGCCGGAGGGGTACACCGTCACCGGAACGCCGAGCACGGCCGTGACGCGGCTCTCCGACGGCGACGTGATCATCGAGGGCCCCCAGACGTTCGACGGCGGCGAGCCGGTGGCGATCGTCTACGGGCCCGCCGGCACGCCGCCGTGGGGCACGATGCTGGCCGCGCTCCTGCTCGCGGCGACCCTCGTCGCCGGGAGCGTCGTGGGATACCGCCGGATCAACGCGGAGGAGGCCGAAGCCGGCGGAGCGGTCGCGAACGGCGACGAGACGGGGAGGAGAGACGAGGGCCCGAATCCCGTCACCGGTCCGAACGGGAGCGGGAACGGCGGTCCGAACGGGAGCGGGAACGGCGGTCCGAACGGGAGCGGGAACGGCGGTCCGAACGGGGACGGCGGCCCCGAGACGGACGCCGGGGAAGCCGGGGATGCGGACGACGACGGACCGGACCTCTCGCTGCTGTCGGACGAGGAGCGCGTCGAGCGGCTCCTCGACGAGAGCGGCGGCCGGATGCGACAGGCCGACATCGTCGCCGAGACCGGGTGGTCGGACGCGAAGGTCTCGCAGCTGCTGTCGGCGATGGCCGACGAGGGGCGCGTCGAGAAGCTCCGGCTGGGCCGCGAGAACCTCATCTCGCTGCCCGACGACGGAGACGACGAGGACGCCGACGGGAGCGGCGGCGTCGACGACTGA
- a CDS encoding electron transfer flavoprotein subunit beta/FixA family protein, which yields MKVLVTVKEVAEADDDFAIEGTDIAESDLEYDLNEWDDYAVEAAVQLAESGVADEVVAVTVGPERSEETIRMALAKGADRAVRVWDDALEGSFPDVASKVDLFEAVVDEEEPDLILGGVQAADTGFGATGVALAERIGFEHAAVVNHLDVDADEGIAHVHRELEGGVEELTDVDLPAVLTVQTGLNEPRYASLRGIRQAQRKEIAAKDLSDLGLTADDVESALTITSMYEPESESDAEIIEGDAGESAGRLAEVLREKGVGA from the coding sequence ATGAAGGTTCTGGTGACCGTCAAGGAGGTCGCGGAGGCGGACGACGACTTCGCGATCGAGGGGACCGACATCGCCGAGTCCGACCTCGAGTACGACCTCAACGAGTGGGACGACTACGCGGTCGAGGCCGCCGTCCAGTTGGCAGAGAGCGGGGTCGCGGACGAGGTCGTCGCCGTCACCGTCGGCCCGGAGCGCTCCGAGGAGACGATCCGGATGGCGCTCGCGAAGGGCGCTGACCGCGCGGTCCGCGTCTGGGACGACGCGCTGGAGGGGTCGTTCCCTGACGTCGCCTCGAAGGTTGACCTGTTCGAGGCCGTCGTCGACGAGGAGGAACCGGACCTGATCCTCGGCGGCGTTCAGGCGGCCGACACCGGGTTCGGCGCGACCGGCGTCGCGCTCGCCGAGCGGATCGGCTTCGAGCACGCCGCGGTCGTCAACCACCTCGACGTCGACGCGGACGAGGGGATCGCGCACGTCCACCGCGAGCTTGAGGGCGGCGTCGAGGAGCTGACCGACGTGGACCTCCCGGCGGTGTTGACCGTCCAGACCGGGCTCAACGAGCCGCGGTACGCGAGCCTCCGCGGGATCCGGCAGGCGCAGCGCAAGGAGATCGCCGCGAAGGACCTCTCCGACCTCGGTCTGACCGCCGACGACGTCGAGAGCGCGCTGACGATCACGTCGATGTACGAGCCGGAGAGCGAGTCCGACGCGGAGATCATCGAGGGCGACGCCGGGGAGTCCGCGGGTCGCCTTGCGGAGGTCCTGCGGGAGAAGGGGGTGGGCGCGTGA
- a CDS encoding electron transfer flavoprotein subunit alpha/FixB family protein → MSVLVVAEHRRGDLRDVSYEAITAGRELADERDGDLHVAVVGGDVDAFAEELNREGVDAIHAVDDGEEFDHNAYQAAAAELADRIDAGAVVLPNSVNGLDYAPALAEDLGVTLVTDAVGIEYDDGLTVTREMYGSKVETTVDVAGDRFVLTVRGGEWPPAEGVGDATVETAEVDLPESGARVTGFEEVGGGDVDIADADVLVSVGRGIEEEENLELVEELADALGATLSASRPIVDNGWLPKNRQVGQSGKVVTPDVYIAVGISGAVQHVAGMKGSDTIVAINTDPNAPIFDIADYGIVGDLFDVVPELVDEFA, encoded by the coding sequence ATGAGCGTGCTCGTCGTCGCCGAACACCGCCGCGGAGACCTCCGAGACGTCTCGTACGAGGCGATCACCGCCGGGCGAGAGCTCGCCGACGAGCGGGACGGCGACCTCCACGTGGCCGTGGTCGGCGGCGACGTCGACGCGTTCGCGGAGGAGCTGAACCGCGAGGGCGTCGACGCGATCCACGCCGTCGACGACGGCGAGGAGTTCGACCACAACGCCTACCAGGCGGCGGCCGCGGAACTCGCCGACCGGATCGACGCCGGCGCGGTGGTGCTGCCGAACTCGGTCAACGGCCTCGACTACGCGCCGGCGCTCGCGGAGGATCTCGGCGTCACGCTCGTGACCGACGCAGTCGGGATCGAGTACGACGACGGGCTCACCGTCACCCGCGAGATGTACGGCTCGAAGGTGGAGACGACCGTCGATGTCGCCGGCGACCGATTCGTGCTCACGGTCCGCGGCGGCGAGTGGCCGCCCGCCGAGGGAGTCGGCGACGCGACCGTCGAGACGGCCGAGGTCGACCTCCCCGAGTCGGGCGCTCGCGTCACGGGCTTCGAGGAGGTCGGCGGCGGCGACGTCGACATCGCGGACGCCGACGTGCTCGTCTCGGTCGGCCGCGGCATCGAGGAGGAGGAGAACCTCGAACTCGTTGAGGAGCTCGCGGACGCGCTCGGCGCGACGCTGTCGGCCTCCCGGCCGATCGTCGACAACGGCTGGCTGCCGAAGAACCGGCAGGTCGGCCAGTCCGGGAAGGTCGTCACGCCGGACGTGTACATCGCGGTCGGCATCTCCGGCGCGGTCCAGCACGTCGCCGGCATGAAGGGCTCTGACACGATCGTCGCGATCAACACCGACCCGAACGCGCCCATCTTCGACATCGCCGACTACGGGATCGTCGGCGACCTCTTCGACGTGGTTCCCGAACTGGTCGACGAGTTCGCCTGA
- a CDS encoding replication factor C small subunit — protein sequence MSEGDEQTAATATGREIWIEKYRPQTLDDIHGQSEIVERLQSYIAQDDVPHLLFSGPAGIGKTTAATAIAREIYGEDNWRGNFLELNASDQRGIDVVRDRIKGFARSSFGGDFRIVFLDEADSLTDDAQSALRRTMEQFSDNTRFILSCNYSSKIIDPIQSRCAVFRFSPLSDEAVGGMVREIAAAEDIEVTDEGIDALVYAADGDMRRAINSLQAAATTGDVVDEEAVYAITATARPEEIESMVTDALNGDFARARSTLDTLLTETGMAGGDVIDQLHRSVWEFELSEREAVRLMERIGEADYRIAEGANEQVQLESLLAALSLDE from the coding sequence ATGAGCGAGGGCGACGAGCAGACGGCCGCGACCGCGACGGGCCGGGAGATCTGGATCGAGAAGTACCGCCCGCAGACGCTCGACGACATCCACGGGCAGTCGGAGATCGTCGAACGGCTTCAGAGCTACATCGCGCAGGACGACGTGCCGCACCTGCTGTTCTCGGGCCCGGCCGGCATCGGGAAGACGACCGCGGCCACCGCGATCGCCCGCGAGATCTACGGCGAGGACAACTGGCGCGGGAACTTCCTCGAACTCAACGCCTCCGACCAGCGCGGGATCGACGTGGTGCGCGACCGGATCAAGGGGTTCGCCCGGTCGTCGTTCGGCGGCGACTTCCGGATCGTGTTCCTTGATGAGGCGGACAGCCTCACCGATGATGCACAGTCAGCGCTCCGCCGGACGATGGAGCAGTTCTCCGACAACACGCGCTTCATCCTCTCGTGTAACTACTCGTCGAAGATCATCGACCCGATCCAGTCCCGCTGTGCCGTCTTCCGCTTCTCGCCGCTCTCGGACGAGGCGGTCGGCGGGATGGTCCGCGAGATCGCGGCGGCCGAGGATATCGAGGTGACGGACGAGGGGATAGACGCCCTCGTGTACGCGGCCGACGGCGACATGCGCCGCGCGATCAACTCGCTTCAGGCCGCGGCGACGACCGGCGACGTGGTCGACGAGGAGGCGGTGTACGCGATCACGGCGACGGCGCGCCCGGAGGAGATCGAGTCGATGGTGACCGACGCGCTGAACGGCGACTTCGCGCGGGCGCGGTCGACGCTCGACACGCTGCTCACGGAGACGGGGATGGCCGGCGGCGACGTGATCGATCAGCTCCACCGCTCCGTCTGGGAGTTCGAACTGAGCGAGCGCGAGGCGGTGCGGCTGATGGAGCGCATCGGCGAGGCGGACTACCGGATCGCCGAGGGCGCGAACGAGCAGGTCCAGTTGGAGTCGCTGCTCGCGGCGCTTTCATTGGACGAATAA
- a CDS encoding metallophosphoesterase, whose amino-acid sequence MLVVVSDTHAREESKLQGRTAEAVREADLVIHAGDFYREPVLDAFQSAAASLRAVYGNNDDAAIRDRVPEVRTVEYGGVRFAVTHRHRSGDTGLVMLGRGRDADAVICGHSHRPRFDDSGGLPILNPGSHAQPRGNRPAHAELTSSDESEGAGLDGRLVTPGGETFETFQIAGGSSE is encoded by the coding sequence ATGCTCGTCGTCGTCTCCGACACGCACGCACGCGAGGAGTCGAAGCTTCAGGGACGGACCGCCGAGGCGGTCCGCGAGGCCGACCTCGTGATCCACGCCGGCGACTTCTACCGCGAGCCGGTCCTCGACGCCTTCCAGTCGGCCGCCGCGAGTCTCCGGGCCGTCTACGGCAACAACGACGACGCCGCGATCCGCGACCGGGTCCCCGAGGTGCGGACCGTCGAGTACGGCGGAGTGCGGTTCGCCGTCACGCACCGCCACCGCAGCGGGGACACCGGGCTCGTCATGCTCGGTCGCGGCCGCGACGCGGACGCCGTGATCTGCGGCCACAGCCACCGCCCCCGCTTCGACGACTCCGGCGGATTACCGATACTGAACCCCGGGAGCCACGCGCAACCGCGCGGCAACCGCCCGGCACACGCGGAGCTGACCTCGTCGGATGAGAGCGAGGGGGCCGGGTTGGACGGCAGACTGGTGACGCCCGGCGGCGAGACTTTCGAGACGTTTCAGATCGCGGGCGGGAGCTCGGAGTAG
- a CDS encoding inorganic phosphate transporter, translating into MVLVTAATLVVAAAASLFMAWSIGAGSSGSTPFAPAVGANAISVMRAGLVVGVLGLLGAILQGANVTEAVGTELIGGVTLTAVAAIVALVTAAALVAVGVFAGYPIATAFTVTGAVVGVGLAMGGDPAWPKYAEIATLWVLTPFVGGGVAYGVARTLIGDSLPERPLTAVLAGLVGAILANVGFALLGPAGEQASVAAVLGSGLGIGGAGAPAVSLAVAALVAVAVYADLGRDREGAQRRFLLAMGGLVAFSAGGSQVGLAIGPLVPIFSEVGVPVWALLVGGGVGLLAGSWTGAPRMIKAISQDYASMGPRRSISALIPSFAIAQTAVAFGIPVSFNEIIVSAIVGAGYAAGDAGVSRKKMGYTVLAWIGSLVGAFALGFVVFSAVDFAL; encoded by the coding sequence ATGGTCCTCGTCACCGCCGCGACGCTGGTCGTCGCCGCCGCCGCCAGCCTCTTCATGGCGTGGTCGATCGGTGCCGGCTCGTCGGGGTCGACCCCGTTCGCGCCCGCGGTCGGCGCGAACGCCATCTCCGTGATGCGGGCCGGGCTCGTCGTCGGCGTCCTCGGGCTGCTCGGCGCGATACTCCAGGGCGCGAACGTGACGGAGGCGGTCGGGACCGAGCTGATCGGCGGGGTGACGCTCACGGCGGTGGCGGCCATCGTCGCGCTCGTCACGGCCGCCGCGCTGGTCGCGGTCGGCGTCTTCGCCGGCTACCCGATCGCGACGGCGTTCACCGTCACCGGCGCGGTCGTCGGCGTCGGGCTCGCGATGGGCGGCGACCCGGCGTGGCCGAAGTACGCCGAGATCGCGACGCTGTGGGTGCTCACCCCGTTCGTCGGCGGCGGCGTCGCCTACGGCGTCGCCCGGACGCTCATCGGCGATTCGCTGCCGGAGCGCCCGCTCACGGCCGTCCTCGCCGGACTCGTGGGGGCGATCCTCGCGAACGTCGGGTTCGCGCTGCTCGGTCCCGCCGGGGAGCAGGCGTCGGTCGCGGCCGTCCTCGGGTCGGGACTCGGGATCGGCGGCGCGGGGGCCCCGGCGGTGAGCCTCGCGGTCGCCGCGCTCGTCGCGGTCGCCGTGTACGCTGACCTCGGCCGCGACCGCGAGGGCGCACAGCGCCGGTTCCTGCTCGCGATGGGCGGCCTCGTCGCGTTCTCGGCGGGCGGGTCGCAGGTGGGCCTCGCGATCGGCCCGCTCGTCCCGATCTTCAGCGAGGTCGGCGTCCCCGTGTGGGCGCTGCTCGTCGGCGGCGGGGTGGGGCTGCTGGCCGGGTCGTGGACGGGCGCGCCCCGGATGATCAAGGCCATCTCGCAGGACTACGCCTCGATGGGACCGCGGCGGTCGATCTCGGCGCTCATCCCGTCGTTCGCGATCGCGCAGACGGCCGTCGCCTTCGGGATCCCCGTCTCGTTCAACGAGATCATCGTCTCCGCGATCGTCGGGGCGGGGTACGCCGCCGGGGACGCGGGCGTGAGCCGCAAGAAGATGGGGTACACGGTTCTGGCGTGGATCGGGTCGCTCGTCGGCGCGTTCGCGCTCGGGTTCGTCGTCTTCTCGGCCGTCGACTTCGCGCTGTGA
- a CDS encoding aminomethyltransferase family protein, whose protein sequence is MTLVSGTHDAHGAAYRDRGGREVVDHYGKPVRVGKAVRKVAGVIEMGYGVLAVRGSDRVEFVDNAVSNRVPTEDGEGTYALLLDPQGGIETDMYVYNADERLLVFLPPERVESVAADWAENVFIQDVEIDDVSEEFGVFGVHGPKSTEKVASVLGGPGAPEEPLSFVRGSMVDAGVSVIATDAPLGEEGYEIVCAAADAEDVFDTLINRGLNATPFGYRTWDALATEAGTPLFEYELAGTVPNVLGLRNALDFDKGCYVGQEVVSRVENQGRPSRRLVGLELDGLAEAVADVDADADPGGIDDALPAAGAAVFDGDEAVGEVTRAAVGPATDVPIALALVAFDADLDGVAVRVDGDEVAATAADLPFVDGSARSARLPTYPELPV, encoded by the coding sequence ATGACACTCGTCTCCGGCACCCACGACGCGCACGGCGCGGCGTACCGCGACCGCGGCGGTCGCGAGGTGGTCGACCACTACGGCAAGCCCGTCCGCGTCGGCAAGGCGGTCCGCAAGGTCGCCGGCGTGATCGAGATGGGGTACGGCGTCCTCGCCGTCCGGGGGAGCGACCGCGTCGAGTTCGTCGACAACGCCGTCTCGAACCGCGTCCCGACCGAGGACGGCGAGGGGACCTACGCCCTGCTCCTCGACCCGCAGGGCGGGATCGAGACGGACATGTACGTGTACAACGCCGACGAGCGCCTGCTCGTCTTCCTCCCGCCGGAACGGGTCGAGTCGGTCGCCGCCGACTGGGCGGAGAACGTGTTCATCCAGGACGTCGAGATCGACGACGTCTCCGAGGAGTTCGGCGTGTTCGGCGTCCACGGCCCCAAGTCGACGGAGAAGGTCGCGTCCGTCCTCGGCGGTCCCGGCGCGCCCGAGGAGCCGCTCTCGTTCGTCCGCGGGTCGATGGTCGACGCCGGCGTCTCTGTGATCGCGACAGACGCGCCGCTGGGCGAGGAGGGCTACGAGATCGTCTGCGCCGCCGCCGACGCCGAGGACGTGTTCGACACCCTGATCAACCGCGGCCTCAACGCCACGCCCTTCGGCTACCGGACGTGGGACGCGCTCGCCACGGAGGCCGGAACGCCCCTCTTCGAGTACGAACTCGCCGGGACGGTCCCCAACGTCCTCGGCCTCCGGAACGCGCTCGACTTCGACAAGGGGTGTTACGTCGGGCAGGAGGTCGTCTCCCGCGTGGAGAATCAGGGCCGGCCGAGCCGGCGACTCGTCGGCCTCGAACTCGACGGCCTCGCCGAGGCGGTCGCCGACGTCGACGCGGACGCCGACCCGGGGGGGATCGACGACGCGCTCCCCGCCGCCGGCGCGGCCGTCTTCGACGGCGACGAGGCGGTCGGCGAGGTCACGCGCGCCGCGGTCGGGCCCGCGACGGACGTACCGATCGCATTGGCGCTCGTTGCGTTCGACGCCGACCTCGACGGGGTCGCCGTCCGGGTCGACGGCGACGAGGTCGCCGCGACCGCCGCCGACCTCCCGTTCGTCGACGGGAGCGCCCGGTCCGCGCGGCTCCCGACGTACCCGGAGCTACCCGTCTGA
- a CDS encoding DUF6432 family protein, translated as MAAKPEYRDRPDVEVALLDALVDRGDEGMTVLELRAAVDADIDAVEEALSALKEDSLIVVETEERVRVYAHDRVVPDPDAPDDDSSESLVDAIRDRIGL; from the coding sequence ATGGCCGCAAAGCCGGAATACCGCGACCGGCCGGACGTCGAGGTCGCGCTGCTCGACGCGCTCGTCGACCGCGGCGACGAGGGGATGACGGTCCTCGAACTTCGCGCGGCCGTCGACGCCGACATCGACGCCGTCGAGGAGGCGCTCTCCGCGCTGAAGGAGGACTCCCTGATCGTCGTCGAGACCGAGGAGCGCGTCCGGGTGTACGCCCACGACCGGGTCGTCCCCGACCCGGACGCGCCGGACGACGACTCCTCGGAGAGCCTCGTCGACGCGATCCGCGACCGGATCGGGCTGTAG
- a CDS encoding archaemetzincin family Zn-dependent metalloprotease, producing MLVDIVPVGDVTPQVKREASGALRSVYDCDVTVHDDQPIPGSAFDADRSQYRAEDLIETVTRVGGGEKNIGITPEDLYYRRRNYVFGLAYLNGSGSVISTHRLRTSSDGGVSTKPAVDVFGDRVRKEVVHEIGHTLGLEHCDNSKCVMSFSPTVREVDVKEENLCGTCSRLVR from the coding sequence ATGCTCGTGGACATCGTCCCCGTCGGAGACGTCACCCCCCAAGTGAAGCGGGAGGCTTCCGGCGCGCTGCGCTCCGTGTACGACTGCGACGTGACGGTCCACGACGATCAGCCGATCCCCGGGTCCGCGTTCGACGCCGACCGCTCCCAGTACCGCGCCGAGGACCTCATCGAGACGGTCACGCGGGTCGGCGGCGGCGAGAAGAACATCGGAATCACGCCCGAGGACCTCTACTACCGCCGCCGGAACTACGTGTTCGGCCTCGCGTACCTCAACGGGAGCGGCTCCGTCATCTCCACGCACCGCCTCCGCACCTCCTCCGACGGCGGCGTCTCCACGAAGCCCGCGGTCGACGTGTTCGGCGACCGCGTCCGCAAGGAGGTCGTCCACGAGATCGGGCACACGCTCGGCTTGGAACACTGCGACAACAGCAAGTGCGTGATGTCGTTTTCCCCCACCGTCCGCGAGGTCGACGTGAAAGAGGAGAACCTCTGTGGCACCTGTTCTCGGCTCGTTCGCTGA
- a CDS encoding UPF0146 family protein translates to MGPPPPSERALVDALDRYERLIEVGVGRRPGVAIALADRGREVVAVDVAVSDAARDAASETWEAGGGSLRVVAADVTALATDDDRAVGRALGLDADECGDGADASDATRVDAVYARNLPAELQSPTVALAGLLDADCLFTTLGFEEPVVEVRRRSAGSGTVVYVAR, encoded by the coding sequence GTGGGGCCACCACCGCCGTCGGAACGGGCGCTCGTCGACGCCCTCGACCGATACGAGCGACTGATCGAGGTCGGCGTCGGCCGGCGTCCGGGCGTCGCCATCGCGCTCGCGGACCGCGGCCGCGAGGTGGTCGCGGTCGACGTCGCGGTGAGCGACGCGGCACGGGATGCGGCGAGCGAGACGTGGGAAGCCGGCGGCGGGTCGCTCCGGGTCGTCGCCGCGGACGTGACGGCGCTGGCGACCGACGACGACCGAGCCGTCGGCCGCGCGCTCGGACTCGACGCGGACGAGTGCGGTGACGGCGCGGACGCGTCGGACGCGACGCGCGTCGACGCCGTGTACGCGCGGAACCTCCCCGCCGAACTCCAGTCGCCGACCGTCGCGCTCGCCGGGCTGCTCGACGCCGACTGCCTGTTCACCACGCTCGGGTTCGAGGAGCCGGTGGTCGAGGTGCGGCGGCGCTCGGCGGGGTCGGGGACGGTCGTGTACGTCGCGCGGTGA
- a CDS encoding TIGR01548 family HAD-type hydrolase, which produces MQVDAVVLDIDGVLVDVADSYRRAILESVDRVCGKPIDPAAVQAFKDAGGFNNDWELTDAAALFVLARREGLRMDIDEFTDRVRELGGGLDAAKEVVGDLPRVAQARVRDQWDRDALRETFQALYLGSELYRELEGGEPPVETDGYIHDEPTLVDPETIADLTARFDVGVLTGRPAAEADIALERVGFDVPDDRRFTMDDWEEGKPHPRALVELAERFDAERVAFAGDTLDDVRTARNADEADATRIYYGIGVLTGGLTGDSGREKFAESGADAVVEDVNELVDLLE; this is translated from the coding sequence ATGCAGGTCGACGCAGTGGTCCTCGACATCGACGGGGTGTTGGTCGACGTGGCGGACTCCTACCGGCGGGCGATCCTCGAGTCCGTCGACCGGGTGTGCGGGAAGCCGATCGATCCGGCGGCGGTTCAGGCGTTCAAGGACGCCGGCGGGTTCAACAACGACTGGGAGCTGACGGACGCGGCCGCGCTGTTCGTGTTGGCCCGCCGCGAGGGGCTCCGAATGGACATCGACGAGTTCACCGACCGAGTCCGCGAACTCGGCGGCGGCCTCGACGCGGCCAAGGAGGTCGTCGGCGACCTCCCGCGGGTCGCGCAGGCCCGAGTCCGCGACCAGTGGGACCGGGACGCGCTCCGCGAGACCTTCCAGGCGCTGTACCTCGGCTCGGAGCTGTACCGGGAGCTGGAGGGCGGCGAGCCGCCGGTCGAAACGGACGGGTACATCCACGACGAGCCGACGCTCGTCGACCCCGAGACCATCGCCGACCTCACGGCGCGGTTCGACGTGGGCGTCCTCACCGGCCGGCCGGCCGCGGAGGCCGACATCGCCCTAGAGCGCGTCGGCTTCGACGTGCCCGACGACCGCCGGTTCACGATGGACGACTGGGAGGAGGGGAAGCCGCACCCGCGGGCGCTCGTGGAGCTCGCGGAGCGGTTCGACGCCGAGCGGGTCGCGTTCGCGGGCGACACCCTCGACGACGTGCGCACCGCGCGCAACGCCGACGAGGCCGATGCGACCCGGATCTACTACGGAATCGGCGTGCTGACGGGGGGACTGACGGGCGACTCGGGCCGAGAGAAGTTCGCCGAGAGCGGCGCGGACGCCGTCGTCGAGGACGTGAACGAACTGGTGGACCTGTTGGAGTAG
- a CDS encoding group I intron-associated PD-(D/E)XK endonuclease: MPNRSERFASLEGPHERGQAAEAIVKSAFVNCGVSVLVPGYDNEPYDIAIESDGDFYRIQIKTAFEATTDGAVRFRTRSTRTKSSGYEREGYDGRVDLFAVYVPVHDEVYLVPIEDTAETQMTIRYEPAENGNRANVNWHADYRLDAVLDRLRSG; the protein is encoded by the coding sequence ATGCCGAATCGAAGCGAACGGTTTGCTTCGCTCGAGGGGCCACACGAACGGGGACAGGCAGCTGAGGCGATCGTAAAGTCGGCGTTCGTGAATTGCGGTGTTTCCGTGCTTGTTCCCGGGTATGACAACGAACCGTACGATATCGCGATCGAGTCAGATGGTGACTTCTACCGCATCCAGATCAAGACGGCGTTTGAGGCGACCACCGACGGCGCGGTACGGTTCCGAACCCGGAGCACGCGGACGAAGAGTTCGGGATACGAGCGGGAGGGATACGACGGACGCGTCGATCTCTTCGCGGTTTACGTGCCTGTCCATGACGAGGTGTACTTGGTCCCGATCGAAGATACGGCCGAGACTCAGATGACGATCAGGTACGAACCTGCCGAGAACGGCAACCGGGCGAACGTGAACTGGCACGCGGACTACCGGCTTGACGCCGTCCTCGATCGGCTCCGATCGGGGTAA